The genomic DNA ACTCTCCTGGGTTACTCGGGGACACTGTAAGGACAATTAATTTACTAGAGCCTGTCCTATGCATCTACTCGTGTTAAGTACTGCTACTAGCTGTATGGACATCCTGAGTTTTCATCACTTGTCAGTTCATGGTCCCTGACTCTGATCTTTTCTGAGGGTGAAGAACAAACCCTTCGGACACTCTGAACTTCAGAATAGCTTCTCAATCTGTCATCAGACACTGGCTGGAGTTCGTGGGCATATGGATTAGAACCTTTGTGTCTCTAAGGAGGAATGAGATGCTGGTCTAGGGCCCTCCATGCAGACAGCTTGGGAGGTTTTAATTCTAACAAAGGCTGGATCTTGCCACATTTCCTGAAAAACATCACCCTCACACCCATGGAACTCAGCTGAGGAGACAGAGCCAATGGTTGATCTGCAGACTGAGGTGAAAGAAGGAGAAAGCAGTGTGTCCAACGCAGGGAAAATTTTGAAAACTTCCTCAGGAACCCTGAAAGCAGCAATGAGCAGGATAAGCCAGAATCCGGGAAGCCAGAGTCGCTGGATAAGAATTAAAGAGACAGCAAAACCATTTAAGAAATATAAGGCAAAATTGAGACATCTCAAGAAATGAAATCAAGGGATTCTGCTGTCAACAGGAATGACAACTGGACAAAGTGGCAGggtacagaatgggaaaagatttttactggctgcacatctgatagagggataATATCTAACATATATAATGAGACTTAAAGAAggccataaagaaaacaacacaattaaTAATGGAGTATAGGTCTAAACCGAGTTCTAGAAGATAAACACGTATGATTCTAAAACATAGAAAAGTTCAACAAcattagtcaccagggaaatgatatcaaaactactttgagttgTCATCTTGCAGCCATCAGAAGGGCCCaggtcaataaaacaaataatagctCATGTCGGTGAGAATGTGGGGAAAGGGTCACCTACTCATTGCTAGGGTATGTGAAAACGTGTACAGCCACCAAGGAAGTCAGtgtggcggttcctcaggaagctggaattgatctacctcaagaccaagcTACTCCACTCTGAGGCATCTCCCCTAAGGACTCTCCTTCCTACCACAGAGACTCATTCATGTCCATTGCTGCTccattcataatagccacaaatggAAACAGCTTAGATATCTCtcagtggatgaatggataaagacatTCATGTACATTAACACAACAGAATGTTACCCAGCTGTTTAAAGATGAAACCACAAAATTCACAGGTAAACTGATATAGATagggaaaaaatcatcctgagtgaggttacccagatCCAAACAGACAAGTATTATATGGGGATGGATGTCAGCTGTTAAGTCTTCAAgagcagtctacaatccatataacCTCAGAATAGGCAACAGCATTGGAAGGAAGGCTTTCCCAgagaagggaaatagaatatatagtaATGGATGGACAAGATGGAGCTAGAATGGGAGAATTAaacagggaagaaaacagaagaggaaggaagggagaactAAAGGAAAGATAATTAAAACAACCGATCACTGGGGGTCATTTGGAAACCTACTGCAGTAGAGGcttctttaaattataaacatatgaaagaaatataatcACCAAATAACAGGGAAGACAAATCTCCAAACAGACATCTCTTGCCACCAAATTAaacctccagtgctgggaatgggtTACATTGAACCAAGCTGTTGGCTCAAGGTGTCCCATGGAAACCCCAAAATAATCAAAGATTTTGCTCAGGTTACTCACCACCAACTGAAGGTAAGGCTCTGCTCCTGAAGACAATACCtacacagctcattgaacatggagaactTGAGCTGGCGCCTACCTAATTCCTTCACCTCAACTGAGTAGTGCTCAGTAAGGTACTCTGCATGGTACCAGAGGAGGAAGGTAAACAGCAAGCCAGCTATCAACCCTTCAATCTACACTCGTGATTTTTCCACAAATGCACAAATTCCACTCTCACAGAGGCTGTGGGAGTAACAAACCACTATCTCATTGGGTTTAAGGCTGACTTGATGGGATGAAACCTATGCCTGAAACTGCTCACGTGggcaagaaccagagactagagaGGTCACAGACCCACGGGGAAAATTTAGCAATTAAATGACTCTTGATGACAGTCTGCTAAACTTACTCCTCAGGGTcatgctcagccatcatcagaggaGCTTCTTACTGAACTAGACGGAAACACAAACAGAGATGCACAAGTAgaaatgtgcagagagtgagagaccttggagcactcagccctaagtGGGAGGACTCCATCAAATCCTTTTCGTCAGGGCCCAGGGAACTCTGTAGAATTGGTGGCAGAGGAGTCTAACAGCCTCTAGAAATGGAGGACACTAGGAAACAAAGCCTTCCAGACCCCAGGACTGTGAATCTCACATAGACTGTGAAGGCATGCTCAAGGCCTTCACGGGTCCAAGGCAGATGGAGAAGTGGACATAAATCCCTCGCTAACTCCAGCTGGTAAGCACTCatgagaaaaattagttttcttcaccAGAGTCTCACTGCATATACAGAGCACACTTAAGGTCAGGCCCCATgctcagcagtagatggccaaaacaaaacaagctcaaAGGGATTTTTGGAGGTTTTGGGGTTCATAATGCTTTGCATGGTCATTttcctttgtgtgcatgtgggtgtgtgtgcatatgtatatttgtgcatgtgtgtgtgtgtgagtgtgtgtgtatgtgtttgtgtgtgtgtgcgtgtgcgatCACACAcccctgttttttcctttttaagcttACAGgccttttgcttatatattaggGTTTCCAACTGTGCTTTATGGGATTTCTCTGGGtgactatgtatgtctctgcacctgtgtgtgtttcttgtgctttttctttggctctatttttgtgtttggttttgttctatTCTTGTTGTTTTAACTTACTCTAATCACCCAAGTGTGATTGAATCCACAGGAGAAGCCTGTATCCCAGAAGCAATCAGGAGACAGTATGAGAGAAGACAAGAGGCTGCTTGGTGTGCACCCTGCTCCAGactctttaaaaaccaaacatttaTGGGAAAGTCATTATAGCATCCTTGTTCTTGTGAGGGTTTATTTTATtcgtgtgtatgtttctgtgaagCCCATGAGAGTGGCTGTAGATACCGGGAGAGGGGATTGgatccttgaagctggagttacaggattCTGGGAATAGAAACTGAGTCCTcggaaagagcagtcagtgctattaaACACTGCCTGAATTCTTCATCACCAAGTCCATGGGATTTTAGCATTTATAGATACAGTATATATCCCAACAAGACCATCGACTAGGCAAAGAACAATATAGAAGGGAAATATATATGTGATACATCTTTGTGTAAGAGTTGGTGTGTTTGCATGAaaatctctctagtccccaaacTCATGTGTTCTGTGTCAACGTCAGGACAAGCACCTAATCTAAACATATTGATCAAGGCCATGGTGCTTCCAACACCTTCACTCAAGGCCTCCATTGATGCTCTGTCAGGGAACAGACCATGACAGCTCAAAAAGATGTGACACACAAGGAAACAAACCACCAGGAATGAAAACAGGCAGAAACTTCTGGAAACAGACTTGGATCCCAGAGATGACCAATGTGTAAATGACCAGTCAGAATGGAAAGCAAATAAATGCAGAAGCTTAAAGAAACAGCCCAAAGTCACAAACTCATCTGGGAATCtcaagatttatttcatttcacaagaGTAGAAGATGTCAAtggagaggagtgaggaggaggaggagggctgaGTGGAGGAGGGAGGCCATGGAGAAGGAGACCCCATGTCAGCTCAGCTCTGAGGCCCAGGACAGAGAACAGGAGCCAGAGCCTGCAGTCTCTAACTAGGACAGGTGTCTACTCTGAGGCACAATGGGTCTCCCTAGAGATTTCTTGGTAATGATGACTTCAAAAGAGCCAGgcaaacagaaacaagagagcCAGATGGTCAGGGGAGAGCCAACACTGGATACAGCTCAAGGCAAAGGTCCAAAAAGATGAAACCCTGCCACACAAGCCTGTCCCCATGGGTGTCCAGATGTCCTGGAGAGGACTTAGATGGCTTGCAGGGCTCACAGCTTATCAACTGGTCATAGAATAGTAGCCAGCATCTGGGCAGATGAAAAGGAATGGGACAAAGCAATATGGAAGACACAGGAAGCTGAGCTGGGAGACATGGGTATGAGGCTGAGGCCAGTGCTGGGGAGCAGGACTGCTGGGCTCACCACTCTGAGGGTCTCAGACCTGCACCTGGGGGACTCTGAAGCTTGGGACAGGTCAGCAGCAGCTGGACTTCTGGCctgaggagaggccacagcaggccTGGCTGGAGCAGGCAGGGCGGCAGAGCAGGGACATGCTggagcagggcttgcagcagctgggctggcaggAGGAGGCACAGCAGGAGGAGGTGGGCACACAGCAGGCGGGTCTGCACACAGGCCGGCAGAGCAGGGACACGCTggagcagggcttgcagcagaCAGGCTTGCAGCAGACAGGCACACAGCAGGATGGCTGGCAGCATGAGGGTTGGCAGCTAGACTGCTGGCAGCATGAGGAGGACCCAGAGCAGATGGGTGTGCAGCAGACAGGCTTGCAGCAAAGAGTCAGACAGCAGGGTGAGGAGGTGCAGCATGAGGGCTGGCAGCTAGACTGCTGGCAGCATGGGGATCCAGAGCAGATGGGTGTACAGCAGACAGGCTTGCAGCAAAGTGGCACACAGCAGGAGGATTGACAGCATGAGGGCTGGCAGCTAGACGGCTGACAGCATGGTGTGCAGGAAGACTGGCAGCAGGGGCTGGACACACAGCTCACTGGGGTACAGACAAGAGTAACGCAGGGGGCTGGGGCACAGATGCTGGGTTGGCAGCAGCTGGGGGCACAGCAGCTGGACTGGCAGCAGCTGGGGACACAACAGCTGGACTGGCAGCAGCTGGGGGCACAGCAGCTGGGCTCACAGCAGCTCTCTGGGCAGTCATCCACCTGCCAGGAGGAGTTGGTGCAAGCGTcagagcagacagacatggtggagGCAGCCATGGAGGGTTGGATGGAGGAGGGTGagatgtgagtgagtgagtgaatgagttagtgagtgagtgtgtgtgtgtgaggtgctGTGTTGGGAGCCTTTATACAGCTGGGCTGTTTGTTCTATGCCTCAGCTCCTGGCTTCCTTTTCCTTGTCTGTGTTTGGAGTCAGGCTGTTGTCTCACTATTGATGGACTGTCAACAAATACTGTTGTCTGGGGAGACTGCCCCTGGGGGAAACCCCGCAGAGATGCCCAGATCTCATGGGAGGCGGTGATGGGGGTACCCAGGTGACATTCTGGAGGTGCCAGCCACTGTTGCATTTCAGAAAGCTTTGGTCTTGAGGCACCATCTCCACCTGTGCAGACATGGAGTGGGAACCACACAGGTGTGGGCTATGAAGATGGTGGCAGGTGCTCCTGGCTATTCTGTAGGACTTGCTGTCTGGGCTGCCTCCTACTTGAGGCAGTGAGAACTCAAGGATCCCCTGGTGCCTGTGGGTAGCCTGATGGAGTCAAAGGAGTAGGAGTGTGGATGCCTTCTGTCACACTTCCAGTTGAACTTCTCTGGAGCCCCCGACAGTGCCCATAACATTCATAGTCCTTTGTTTCCTCTGAGTTCTGGAAGCTGCTCCTGTCCTTATGTCCTCAGAGCTTCTGTTGCCTCATGGACACAGCCAGTACCTTCCCTCAACATACTCTCCTGGGTTACTCGGGGACACTGTAAGGACAATTAATTTACTAGAGCCTGTCTTATGCATCTACTCATGTTAAGTACTGCTACTAGCTGTATGGACATCCTGAGTTTTCATCACTTGTCAGTTTATGGTCCCTGACTCTGATCCTTTCTGAGGGTGAAGAGCACACCCTTGGGACACTCTGAACTCCAGAGTCTCCAAATAGCTTTTCAA from Cricetulus griseus strain 17A/GY chromosome 1 unlocalized genomic scaffold, alternate assembly CriGri-PICRH-1.0 chr1_0, whole genome shotgun sequence includes the following:
- the LOC113833339 gene encoding keratin-associated protein 10-2-like, producing MAASTMSVCSDACTNSSWQVDDCPESCCEPSCCAPSCCQSSCCVPSCCQSSCCAPSCCQPSICAPAPCVTLVCTPVSCVSSPCCQSSCTPCCQPSSCQPSCCQSSCCVPLCCKPVCCTPICSGSPCCQQSSCQPSCCTSSPCCLTLCCKPVCCTPICSGSSSCCQQSSCQPSCCQPSCCVPVCCKPVCCKPCSSVSLLCRPVCRPACCVPTSSCCASSCQPSCCKPCSSMSLLCRPACSSQACCGLSSGQKSSCC